One segment of Streptomyces roseifaciens DNA contains the following:
- a CDS encoding DUF5936 domain-containing protein, with protein sequence MGLLLALVFALSIVGIFYGLRLYRADAKLPADLAVALEVGATRTNAAGSLIDRLGMRYAPMVLRMMGPERVNKTRRRIDMAGNPGGLTIDRYAARRFVYGVTGGIGGLVMLAGGKVLLAIVMFAFGAVWVEVGLWSAVRARKEAIERTLPDFLDVLAVVVSAGLGFRQALDRTAEKYEGPWSDELRITLRQMDMGVSRRQAFDELRKRNDSEQVAMFVTALQQGEELGSPIVDTLMAIANDMRRADAQNARRKAAKAVPKATTIVTMIMVPATMILIGTGMFFGSGLLG encoded by the coding sequence ATGGGACTCCTGCTCGCACTCGTCTTCGCCCTCTCCATCGTCGGGATCTTCTACGGCCTCCGGCTCTACCGCGCCGACGCCAAGCTGCCCGCGGACCTCGCCGTAGCCCTGGAGGTCGGCGCCACCCGGACCAACGCCGCCGGCTCCCTCATCGACCGCCTGGGCATGCGCTACGCGCCCATGGTGCTGCGCATGATGGGGCCCGAGCGGGTGAACAAGACCCGCCGCCGCATCGACATGGCGGGCAACCCCGGCGGCCTCACCATCGACCGGTACGCCGCACGGCGGTTCGTCTACGGCGTCACGGGCGGGATCGGCGGACTGGTCATGCTGGCCGGGGGGAAGGTGTTGCTGGCGATCGTGATGTTCGCCTTCGGTGCCGTGTGGGTGGAGGTCGGCCTCTGGTCGGCCGTCCGCGCCCGCAAGGAGGCCATCGAGCGCACGCTTCCGGACTTCCTCGACGTCCTCGCCGTCGTCGTCTCTGCGGGCCTCGGCTTCCGGCAGGCCCTCGACCGTACGGCCGAGAAGTACGAGGGCCCGTGGTCCGACGAGCTCCGTATCACCCTGCGCCAGATGGACATGGGCGTCAGCCGCCGCCAGGCCTTCGACGAGCTGCGCAAGCGCAACGACTCCGAGCAGGTCGCGATGTTCGTCACCGCGCTGCAGCAGGGCGAGGAGCTCGGCTCGCCGATCGTCGACACGCTGATGGCCATCGCCAACGACATGCGGCGCGCGGACGCACAGAACGCACGGCGCAAGGCTGCCAAGGCCGTGCCCAAGGCCACCACCATCGTCACGATGATCATGGTCCCTGCCACGATGATCCTCATCGGCACGGGCATGTTCTTCGGCTCGGGCTTGCTGGGGTAG
- a CDS encoding type II secretion system F family protein: MDKFVLLAIGATLLCCVLAIVGVHVYATGRAQREALVDRLTQQGPEVRTGGRRPAFRGIDRRIRKTSFGKKIELRLAATGLRITPGQFFVGMIGATVGMWVIAGMLLAPFFGPIAAIAGLWGAFAYLNWQRQKRNERFINQLPELSRVVANATQAGLALRTALAMAAEELESPAGDELARVADQLAVGHTLDDALDELAKRLPSRELVVLVTTLVLSNKAGGTVVSSLRSLTVTLEERKETRREVRTQLSQVTATAYIVPGMGLGALLIMDRIWPGALDKITGSVIGQGAMIVSIGLYGLGFFLVRRLGKIDV, from the coding sequence ATGGACAAGTTTGTGCTCTTGGCGATCGGCGCCACGCTGCTGTGCTGCGTGCTCGCGATCGTAGGCGTGCACGTGTACGCGACGGGCAGGGCCCAGCGCGAGGCGCTGGTCGACCGGCTCACCCAGCAGGGCCCGGAGGTACGGACCGGCGGCCGGCGCCCGGCCTTCCGCGGCATCGACCGCCGGATCCGCAAGACCTCGTTCGGCAAGAAGATCGAGCTGCGGCTCGCCGCCACGGGGCTGCGCATCACGCCCGGGCAGTTCTTCGTCGGCATGATCGGCGCCACCGTCGGCATGTGGGTGATCGCCGGCATGCTTCTGGCCCCGTTCTTCGGCCCCATCGCGGCGATCGCCGGACTCTGGGGAGCGTTCGCCTACCTCAACTGGCAGCGGCAGAAGCGCAACGAGAGGTTCATCAACCAGCTGCCCGAGCTCTCCCGCGTCGTCGCCAACGCCACCCAGGCCGGACTCGCCCTGCGCACCGCCCTCGCCATGGCCGCCGAAGAGCTCGAAAGCCCGGCCGGCGACGAGCTGGCCAGGGTCGCCGATCAGCTGGCCGTCGGCCACACCCTCGACGACGCGCTGGACGAACTCGCCAAGCGGCTGCCGTCCCGGGAACTGGTCGTCCTCGTCACGACCCTCGTCCTCTCCAACAAGGCGGGCGGTACGGTCGTCAGCTCGCTGCGCAGCCTCACCGTCACCCTGGAGGAGCGGAAGGAGACCCGCCGCGAGGTGCGCACCCAGCTCTCGCAGGTCACCGCGACGGCGTACATCGTCCCCGGCATGGGGCTCGGCGCCCTGCTCATAATGGACCGCATCTGGCCGGGCGCCCTGGACAAAATCACTGGTTCGGTGATCGGGCAGGGCGCCATGATCGTGTCCATCGGCCTCTACGGGCTGGGGTTCTTCCTCGTCCGCCGCCTCGGCAAGATCGACGTCTGA
- a CDS encoding CpaF family protein: MSLRARINAPEAGGTQHEENHLVAVYRAKLLEEIDLAEMSSLATAERRARLERVLGHIISREGPVLSTHERSQLIRRVVDEALGLGILEPLLEDASITEIMVNGPDQIFVERAGRVEQLPLRFASGEQLMQTIERIVSTVNRRVDESNPMVDARLPSGERVNVIIPPLALSGATLTIRRFPRAYTLREMIGLGSLDEQMLALLSALVRAKFNVIVSGATGSGKTTLLNALSGLIPENERIITIEDSAELRLQQNHVITLESRPPNVEGKGQITIRDLVRNSLRMRPDRIIVGEVRGGETLDMLQAMSTGHDGSLATVHANNAEDALMRLQTLASMSEVEIPFAALKDQINSAVDVIVQLSRNADGSRKISEVAILDSRGREDYKLVTVSRFTARPMSADGVVYGDFAYFPLPRRVADRLYLKNEPVPPAFGVAESDDQLAAREAK, translated from the coding sequence ATGAGCCTGAGGGCGCGCATCAACGCACCCGAGGCAGGCGGCACGCAGCACGAGGAGAACCATCTCGTCGCGGTCTACCGCGCCAAGCTGCTCGAGGAGATCGACCTCGCGGAGATGTCCTCGCTCGCGACCGCCGAGCGCAGGGCCCGGCTGGAGCGCGTCCTCGGCCACATCATCAGCCGGGAGGGACCTGTTCTCTCCACGCACGAGCGCTCGCAGCTCATCCGCCGCGTGGTGGACGAGGCGCTGGGCCTGGGCATCCTGGAGCCGCTCCTCGAGGACGCCTCCATCACCGAGATCATGGTGAACGGGCCGGACCAGATCTTCGTGGAGCGCGCGGGCCGCGTCGAGCAGCTGCCGCTCCGCTTCGCCTCGGGCGAGCAGCTGATGCAGACCATCGAGCGCATCGTCTCCACGGTCAACCGCCGCGTGGACGAGTCCAACCCGATGGTCGACGCCCGTCTGCCCTCCGGCGAACGCGTCAACGTGATCATCCCGCCGCTTGCCCTGTCGGGCGCGACGCTGACCATCCGCCGGTTCCCCCGCGCCTACACCCTGCGCGAGATGATCGGTCTGGGCTCCCTGGACGAGCAGATGCTGGCGCTGCTCTCCGCGCTGGTCCGCGCCAAGTTCAACGTCATCGTCTCGGGGGCCACCGGTTCCGGGAAGACGACCCTGCTCAACGCCCTCTCCGGGCTCATCCCGGAGAACGAGCGCATCATCACCATCGAGGACTCGGCGGAGCTCAGGCTCCAGCAGAACCACGTCATCACTCTGGAGTCCCGGCCTCCGAACGTCGAGGGCAAGGGCCAGATCACCATTCGCGACCTGGTCCGCAACTCACTCCGCATGCGGCCCGACCGCATCATCGTCGGTGAGGTCCGCGGCGGCGAGACGCTGGACATGCTCCAGGCGATGTCCACCGGCCACGACGGCTCCCTGGCCACCGTCCACGCCAACAACGCCGAGGACGCCCTGATGCGTCTGCAGACGCTGGCCTCGATGTCCGAGGTCGAGATTCCGTTCGCGGCGCTGAAGGACCAGATCAACAGTGCCGTGGACGTCATCGTCCAGCTGAGCCGCAATGCCGACGGTTCGAGGAAGATCAGCGAGGTGGCCATCCTCGACTCCCGCGGCCGGGAGGACTACAAGCTCGTCACGGTGAGCCGGTTCACCGCCCGGCCGATGTCCGCGGACGGCGTCGTGTACGGCGATTTCGCCTACTTCCCGCTGCCGCGCCGGGTGGCCGACCGGCTCTACCTCAAGAACGAGCCCGTCCCGCCCGCCTTCGGGGTGGCCGAGTCCGACGATCAGCTCGCCGCGCGAGAAGCCAAGTAG
- a CDS encoding TadE/TadG family type IV pilus assembly protein, translating to MAKRAGRGDRGQAAVEFIGMLPVLILIGLAVIQTGIAMYAMEQAGTAARAAARTAGRSGMENGCRRAGEAAISGWVAKRTEIRCRIGVDEATVSAEVSIPSIIGFGLGSTTKTVTMPRDLARP from the coding sequence ATGGCGAAACGCGCCGGTCGCGGTGACCGGGGACAGGCGGCGGTCGAGTTCATCGGCATGCTTCCGGTGCTGATCCTGATCGGGCTGGCCGTGATCCAGACGGGCATCGCGATGTACGCGATGGAGCAGGCGGGTACGGCGGCGCGCGCCGCAGCGCGTACGGCCGGCCGCTCCGGCATGGAGAACGGGTGCCGGCGGGCGGGCGAGGCCGCGATCAGCGGCTGGGTGGCGAAGAGGACCGAGATCCGTTGCCGGATCGGAGTCGACGAGGCCACCGTGTCCGCCGAAGTGTCCATTCCGTCGATCATCGGGTTCGGCCTGGGCAGCACCACCAAGACCGTCACGATGCCCCGCGACTTGGCGCGCCCGTGA
- a CDS encoding TadE/TadG family type IV pilus assembly protein, with product MRTRPARLRDPASGDHGDRGQVSVEFLGILPLILLVLLLLWECVLAGYTYTQAGHAADQGAHKGATAAEGAREAACRNGARNSLGASWQDSADIRCGDAHGNSLYEAEVELEVPVLFPGLASFPVPIRGRAAVAKEG from the coding sequence ATGAGGACCCGGCCGGCGCGGCTGCGCGACCCCGCGAGCGGTGACCACGGTGACCGGGGACAGGTCTCGGTCGAGTTCCTGGGCATCCTGCCGCTGATCCTCCTGGTGCTGCTCCTGCTCTGGGAGTGCGTGCTGGCCGGCTACACGTACACGCAGGCGGGGCACGCGGCCGACCAGGGGGCCCACAAGGGAGCCACGGCGGCCGAAGGGGCACGCGAGGCGGCCTGCCGGAACGGAGCGAGGAACAGCCTCGGTGCCTCCTGGCAGGACTCGGCCGACATCCGGTGCGGCGACGCCCACGGCAACAGCCTCTACGAGGCCGAGGTCGAGCTGGAGGTACCCGTGCTCTTCCCGGGCCTCGCGAGCTTCCCCGTCCCGATCAGGGGCAGGGCGGCCGTGGCGAAGGAGGGATGA
- a CDS encoding AAA family ATPase: protein MATRILPAVGDADAARSVTALLNQLPDTDPAQPAANSTQLIDTLTQLAHESMADLPEVVLVHERIGPVPALELVREVALRFPAVGVILITADTSPALISAAMDAGARGLVGLPLSYDELVARVRATGNWAVGVRKHLTAEVGAPSGPGGTVVTVSGAKGGVGTSVISIQMALAARAAGRSVALVDLDLQNGDLASYLDVQFRRSVADLADIHDITPRVLQDVVFNHETGMGLLLAPGDGERAEEVSERTARQLVSALRGRYQVVVIDCGSQMTGANTAAIEVADVAALVVTPDVVAVRAARRMVRMWERLQVRKAEETITVVNRAVRNTEIQPPLIERIVGTRIARTAVPAHFKDLQPVVDAGRMQDLDSRSVVKQAMWGLAGELGLVRSAAQHAAGRKGRARYRSDRGAVGFRRRRGDGHPGDGADGGGISPDSPPGEPDGTGR from the coding sequence ATGGCCACAAGAATCCTCCCGGCCGTCGGTGACGCGGACGCCGCCCGCTCGGTGACGGCGTTGCTGAACCAGCTGCCGGACACCGACCCCGCCCAGCCGGCGGCCAACTCCACCCAGCTCATCGACACCCTCACGCAGCTCGCCCACGAGTCGATGGCCGACCTTCCCGAGGTCGTCCTCGTCCACGAGCGGATCGGTCCGGTTCCCGCGCTGGAGCTCGTGCGCGAGGTGGCGCTGCGGTTCCCGGCGGTCGGGGTCATCCTGATCACGGCGGACACCAGCCCCGCGCTGATCTCCGCCGCCATGGACGCGGGCGCGCGCGGCCTGGTCGGCCTGCCCCTGTCGTACGACGAGCTCGTGGCGCGGGTCCGGGCGACGGGCAACTGGGCCGTCGGCGTGCGCAAGCACCTGACCGCCGAGGTCGGCGCCCCCAGCGGCCCCGGCGGCACGGTCGTCACGGTCTCCGGCGCCAAGGGCGGCGTGGGGACGTCGGTCATCAGCATCCAGATGGCGCTCGCCGCCAGGGCCGCCGGCCGGAGCGTCGCCCTGGTGGACTTGGACCTGCAGAACGGGGACCTCGCCTCGTACCTCGACGTGCAGTTCCGGCGGTCCGTCGCCGACCTCGCCGACATCCACGACATCACGCCGCGCGTCCTCCAGGACGTCGTCTTCAACCACGAGACCGGCATGGGCCTGCTGCTCGCCCCGGGTGACGGGGAGCGCGCCGAGGAGGTCAGCGAGCGGACGGCCCGTCAGCTCGTCAGCGCGCTCCGTGGCCGGTACCAGGTCGTCGTCATCGACTGCGGCTCCCAGATGACCGGCGCGAACACCGCTGCCATCGAGGTCGCGGACGTCGCCGCACTCGTCGTCACTCCGGACGTCGTCGCCGTACGAGCGGCCAGGCGCATGGTGCGGATGTGGGAGCGGCTCCAGGTCCGCAAGGCGGAGGAGACCATCACCGTCGTCAACCGCGCCGTACGCAACACCGAGATCCAGCCGCCGCTGATCGAGCGCATCGTCGGCACCCGGATCGCCCGTACCGCCGTCCCCGCCCACTTCAAGGACCTGCAGCCCGTGGTGGACGCGGGCCGGATGCAGGACCTCGACAGCCGGAGCGTGGTCAAGCAGGCCATGTGGGGTCTGGCTGGCGAGCTGGGTCTGGTGCGCAGCGCCGCACAGCACGCGGCCGGCAGGAAGGGGCGCGCGAGGTACCGCAGCGACCGGGGGGCCGTGGGCTTCCGCCGGCGGCGCGGAGACGGGCACCCCGGGGACGGTGCCGACGGCGGCGGCATATCTCCGGACTCCCCGCCCGGCGAGCCGGACGGGACCGGACGATGA
- the cpaB gene encoding Flp pilus assembly protein CpaB: MNSRQRRGIMLLLLSVVCAFAAFIGVLSVINDVDSKVGPEVTAYELAADVPAYRALEAGDFKQVSLPKRWLPSTAVTNLDEVTGKIAVNPLKAGSLLQSDMIADRPALKPGQQEIAIMIDAVTGVAGKITPGATVNIYATFASATGKGDGAESAAQPRSKVIVTNAKVIDVGKLTPLAPKQGESQSGGSAVPITFALETLDAQRIAYAESFASHVRLALVAPGSDTTIPPNQRDYTLNGDK, from the coding sequence ATGAACTCACGCCAGCGCCGCGGCATCATGCTGCTCCTCCTTTCCGTTGTGTGCGCCTTCGCCGCATTCATCGGTGTTCTCTCGGTGATCAACGACGTCGACTCCAAGGTGGGGCCCGAGGTCACGGCGTACGAGCTGGCGGCGGACGTCCCCGCGTACCGGGCACTGGAGGCCGGAGACTTCAAGCAGGTCTCGCTCCCCAAGCGGTGGCTGCCCAGCACGGCGGTGACCAATCTGGACGAGGTCACGGGCAAGATAGCGGTCAATCCGCTCAAGGCGGGCTCTCTCCTGCAGTCCGACATGATCGCCGACCGGCCCGCGCTCAAGCCTGGGCAGCAGGAGATCGCGATCATGATCGACGCCGTGACGGGCGTCGCCGGCAAGATCACCCCCGGTGCCACCGTGAACATCTACGCGACGTTCGCGTCTGCGACCGGCAAGGGTGACGGTGCGGAAAGCGCCGCCCAGCCCCGTTCCAAGGTCATTGTCACCAACGCCAAGGTGATCGACGTCGGCAAGCTCACCCCGCTGGCCCCGAAGCAGGGCGAGTCGCAGTCCGGCGGCTCGGCCGTGCCGATCACCTTCGCGCTGGAAACCCTCGACGCCCAGCGCATCGCCTACGCCGAGTCCTTCGCCTCCCACGTCCGCCTCGCGCTCGTCGCGCCGGGCAGCGACACGACCATCCCGCCGAACCAGCGGGACTACACCCTGAACGGCGACAAGTGA
- a CDS encoding zinc ribbon domain-containing protein, translated as MATAIAVTSADLVLAPLDGRTPSAAVLQPPGEQSLDDALAGMQALVEQCGHVVVLYPSSLAVPHERRLQTVRSVLENGRIALVRVDLPPLALAVLARQLRQISVFDFGAGVVGSAALLFSHYLYAGALLNSVAKLDHVPVGLKSHAKSWLPGSQFGVLASPTPQLIKIGTDGAAALAGPQFGTYLTVAQGRIASDWVTSTLAPAWAVQSLHQAELPQESLRWWGTGKLVEFVAAIGDTSVLAQLVASVKRQPCPWCGLELIGERCVFCSASLSPHANQQSRSGVVSPEAGLQGQSAE; from the coding sequence GTGGCGACCGCGATAGCAGTTACCAGCGCTGACCTGGTACTGGCGCCGCTGGACGGGCGGACGCCGTCCGCAGCGGTGCTCCAGCCTCCGGGCGAGCAGTCACTGGACGACGCTCTCGCCGGCATGCAGGCGCTGGTGGAGCAGTGCGGTCATGTGGTCGTGCTCTACCCTTCGTCCCTCGCCGTGCCGCACGAGCGAAGGCTCCAGACGGTCCGTTCGGTTCTGGAGAACGGCAGGATCGCACTGGTACGTGTGGATCTGCCGCCCTTGGCGCTGGCCGTGCTCGCGCGGCAGCTGCGTCAGATCTCCGTCTTCGACTTCGGTGCGGGCGTCGTCGGCTCGGCGGCGCTGTTGTTCTCCCACTACCTGTACGCCGGCGCCCTGCTGAACTCCGTGGCCAAGCTCGACCACGTACCTGTCGGGCTCAAGTCCCATGCGAAGTCCTGGCTCCCGGGTTCGCAGTTCGGCGTCCTGGCGAGCCCCACGCCGCAGCTGATCAAAATCGGCACCGACGGTGCCGCCGCCCTCGCCGGCCCCCAGTTCGGCACCTACCTGACCGTGGCTCAGGGACGGATCGCCTCGGACTGGGTCACCTCGACCCTCGCGCCCGCCTGGGCCGTCCAGAGCCTCCACCAGGCGGAGTTGCCCCAGGAGTCCCTCCGCTGGTGGGGGACGGGCAAACTGGTCGAGTTCGTCGCGGCGATCGGGGATACTTCGGTGCTCGCCCAGCTCGTCGCCTCCGTCAAGCGGCAGCCCTGCCCCTGGTGCGGACTGGAGCTCATCGGCGAGCGGTGCGTGTTCTGCTCCGCGTCCCTCTCGCCTCATGCGAACCAACAGTCGCGCAGCGGCGTCGTTAGTCCCGAAGCCGGACTGCAGGGGCAGTCCGCCGAGTGA
- a CDS encoding DUF3592 domain-containing protein, which produces MITAAGLIGLGALPAYFLHRLLTVFKVMRYGLKAEAECVEVQVSSGREDTSYHHVFEFDAADGRRIRFSEDVSQGIQRGYRTVAHYHPANPERTATIASREDLAPILLPAFGLLVTGSLWIAFLPAAFS; this is translated from the coding sequence GTGATCACGGCGGCCGGGCTGATCGGCCTGGGGGCGCTGCCGGCGTACTTCCTGCACCGGCTGCTGACGGTCTTCAAGGTGATGCGGTACGGCCTCAAGGCCGAGGCGGAGTGCGTGGAGGTGCAGGTGTCCTCGGGACGGGAGGACACCAGCTATCACCACGTCTTCGAGTTCGACGCCGCCGACGGTCGGCGCATCCGGTTTTCCGAGGACGTGTCGCAAGGCATCCAGCGCGGCTACCGCACGGTCGCCCACTACCACCCCGCCAACCCGGAGCGCACGGCCACGATCGCAAGCAGGGAAGACCTCGCGCCCATCCTCCTCCCCGCCTTTGGCCTGCTGGTCACAGGCTCCCTCTGGATTGCATTCCTCCCGGCGGCGTTCAGCTGA
- a CDS encoding Flp family type IVb pilin encodes MGFLMLYGVGYALEFTRLGALLTDERLSSLAWRLMLVWAPNLLCNTLAGWVAARILPAVCRGSLPLTLFAALGAPVLACAEILFSGWGFWSAEAVGVIAGTAIAGGGIGAVTVFLGGGRGSHVHYNWGDSGATAVEYIGMLAVVVAIMVALAATTLGKSIADEIKAKICQAFGGSCSTGATGEVAAKQRNNDAAWEPGLCNTLNVSDVGGHEVKLGWFKIGSEYGFQKQDFAKKVKGEDGKYKTVPRFRITFSEAGKVGAGWKPRFGMEAGKFDEQPAKLELEGGIKVTSGDTFEFGSAKERDDFMGKLNEYAAAKGHAMGGSAHESPAASSAALKRFLKVKREISEVVDGKKISYGTVAVEGSASGALEFSPDEAKKFSGKLGKKLKVSPSVTVTHDSINNLVGKTYSYELEDAESAELGGVGLGMKGEKGGKKAATITVNRAPDGTLMSIIITHTSQTKGSSKASGDASKSGEEDPDTKKKPKGKGGASKSDEATQAHVVTNMIKFDDHSTDPVLQAITKRDRKIANDWLSGKRGGKLHPIDSIFSSEAPTSQPKDEGTFEYLIYKKGVSSKADYAGVTNAAEFGFDVNLAIGDFGYKATFSKEVQRIGDAEFLGAPREDGTRNYVPFGLCAK; translated from the coding sequence GTGGGCTTTCTCATGCTCTACGGCGTCGGCTACGCACTCGAATTCACCCGACTCGGCGCGCTCCTGACGGATGAGCGGTTGTCCTCTCTGGCATGGCGGCTCATGCTCGTCTGGGCCCCCAACCTCCTCTGCAACACCCTGGCCGGGTGGGTAGCGGCCCGCATCCTTCCCGCAGTATGCAGGGGTTCTTTGCCGCTCACCCTGTTCGCCGCCCTGGGGGCACCCGTACTGGCCTGCGCCGAAATCCTCTTCTCCGGGTGGGGCTTCTGGAGCGCCGAAGCGGTCGGCGTGATTGCGGGAACGGCGATTGCCGGTGGTGGCATAGGAGCCGTCACGGTCTTCCTCGGCGGTGGACGTGGGAGCCACGTCCACTACAACTGGGGCGACTCCGGAGCAACAGCCGTGGAATACATCGGCATGCTTGCGGTGGTTGTGGCGATCATGGTTGCTCTGGCCGCTACGACTCTCGGGAAATCCATTGCGGACGAGATCAAGGCGAAGATCTGCCAGGCCTTCGGAGGATCCTGCTCTACGGGTGCGACGGGCGAAGTCGCTGCGAAGCAGCGCAATAATGATGCTGCCTGGGAGCCGGGTCTGTGCAACACCTTGAATGTCTCGGACGTCGGGGGGCACGAGGTGAAGCTCGGCTGGTTTAAGATCGGCAGTGAGTACGGATTCCAGAAGCAGGACTTCGCCAAGAAGGTGAAGGGCGAGGACGGGAAGTACAAGACTGTCCCGAGGTTCCGCATCACCTTTTCCGAGGCCGGTAAGGTCGGCGCGGGATGGAAGCCCAGATTCGGCATGGAAGCCGGGAAGTTCGACGAGCAGCCGGCCAAGCTGGAGCTCGAGGGCGGCATCAAAGTGACCAGCGGTGACACGTTTGAATTCGGCTCCGCCAAGGAGCGGGATGACTTCATGGGGAAGTTGAACGAGTACGCGGCCGCCAAGGGGCATGCCATGGGCGGGTCGGCGCACGAGTCTCCTGCCGCGAGCAGTGCCGCCCTCAAACGCTTTCTCAAGGTGAAGCGCGAGATCAGTGAGGTCGTTGACGGTAAGAAGATCTCCTACGGCACGGTCGCCGTGGAGGGTTCCGCGAGTGGAGCTCTTGAGTTTTCCCCTGACGAGGCCAAGAAGTTCTCGGGGAAGCTGGGCAAAAAACTGAAGGTTTCGCCTTCTGTGACCGTCACCCACGACAGCATCAACAACCTTGTGGGAAAGACCTACTCCTACGAGCTCGAGGATGCTGAAAGTGCCGAGCTGGGCGGTGTGGGGCTCGGCATGAAGGGCGAGAAGGGCGGCAAGAAGGCGGCAACGATAACGGTCAATCGGGCCCCTGACGGCACGCTCATGTCCATCATCATCACTCACACCAGCCAGACCAAGGGCAGCAGCAAGGCGAGCGGCGATGCCAGCAAGTCGGGTGAAGAGGATCCCGACACCAAGAAGAAGCCGAAGGGCAAGGGCGGCGCGAGCAAGTCGGACGAGGCTACCCAGGCCCATGTGGTCACAAATATGATCAAGTTTGATGATCACTCGACCGACCCGGTTCTGCAGGCGATCACGAAGAGGGATCGCAAAATCGCGAATGACTGGCTGAGTGGCAAGCGCGGCGGCAAGCTGCATCCCATCGATTCCATCTTTTCCAGCGAAGCGCCGACCAGTCAGCCGAAGGATGAGGGTACTTTCGAGTACCTGATATACAAAAAGGGCGTCTCGAGTAAAGCCGACTACGCCGGCGTGACCAATGCCGCCGAATTCGGTTTTGATGTGAACCTCGCCATAGGGGATTTCGGGTACAAGGCCACGTTCTCCAAGGAGGTCCAGCGGATCGGTGATGCCGAGTTCCTCGGCGCCCCGCGGGAGGACGGCACGCGCAACTATGTACCCTTCGGCCTCTGCGCCAAGTGA
- a CDS encoding prepilin peptidase: MHLSVILLAAVFGALSGFLVPRAAYRFAVEPEEPWRAACPAGHAITGVAGGWLGPARCAAPATAPATAPGTGPGTEPEAPERCPAYGPAAVAAPLICALVCAALAAAVGPRPELVVWLLLAPFAAVLTVVDATVHRLPDILTLPLAGAALVLLGAASLAPGHGGSWTGAVTGALALAGVYFVLFLIHPNGMGFGDVKLALVVGATLGWYGWAVLFVGFFLGISLGAAYGIGLMVLRRAGRKSAMPFGPFMLIGAFLGMLLGAASVSA, encoded by the coding sequence GTGCATCTGTCTGTCATCCTTCTCGCTGCCGTCTTCGGTGCCCTGAGCGGATTCCTGGTCCCCCGTGCCGCCTACCGGTTCGCCGTGGAGCCCGAAGAGCCGTGGCGGGCGGCGTGCCCGGCCGGGCACGCGATCACCGGTGTGGCGGGAGGATGGCTCGGCCCCGCGCGCTGCGCTGCACCAGCCACTGCACCGGCCACTGCACCGGGCACCGGACCGGGCACAGAACCGGAGGCGCCCGAGCGTTGCCCCGCCTACGGGCCCGCAGCCGTCGCGGCGCCCCTGATCTGCGCGCTGGTGTGCGCTGCCCTCGCGGCGGCGGTCGGGCCGCGGCCGGAGCTGGTGGTGTGGCTGCTGCTCGCGCCGTTCGCGGCCGTCCTGACCGTGGTCGACGCCACCGTGCACCGCTTGCCGGACATCCTGACGCTCCCCTTGGCGGGCGCAGCCTTGGTGCTGCTCGGTGCGGCGAGCCTCGCCCCCGGCCACGGCGGCTCGTGGACCGGGGCCGTCACCGGTGCGCTCGCCCTCGCCGGCGTGTACTTCGTCCTCTTCCTGATCCACCCCAACGGCATGGGCTTCGGAGACGTGAAGCTGGCGCTAGTCGTGGGCGCCACCTTGGGCTGGTACGGCTGGGCCGTGCTGTTCGTCGGGTTCTTCCTGGGCATCTCGCTGGGAGCGGCCTACGGCATCGGGCTGATGGTGCTGAGGCGCGCCGGCCGGAAGTCGGCCATGCCCTTCGGGCCGTTCATGCTGATCGGCGCCTTCCTCGGGATGCTCCTGGGGGCTGCGAGCGTTTCTGCCTGA
- a CDS encoding DUF192 domain-containing protein, whose protein sequence is MGRWQDGRATLRIADSTTAAEPIPLEIAASYRARTRGLLGRDGIDGAVLLTPAGSVHTFRMRFAIDVAYLDRHFRILAVRTMKPGRLGAPRLRSRHVLEAEAGAMERWGLRAGGRVTVEA, encoded by the coding sequence ATGGGCCGCTGGCAGGACGGCCGGGCGACACTGCGCATCGCCGACAGCACGACCGCCGCCGAACCGATCCCCCTGGAGATCGCCGCCTCGTACCGGGCACGCACCCGCGGACTCCTCGGCCGGGACGGCATCGACGGCGCCGTCCTGCTGACGCCGGCCGGCAGCGTCCACACCTTCCGCATGCGGTTCGCCATCGACGTCGCATACCTGGACCGCCACTTCCGGATCCTGGCGGTCCGCACGATGAAACCCGGCCGTCTCGGCGCCCCCCGCCTGCGCTCCAGGCACGTGCTGGAGGCGGAGGCGGGGGCGATGGAGCGGTGGGGCCTGCGGGCCGGGGGGCGGGTCACCGTCGAGGCATGA